In one window of Streptomyces roseofulvus DNA:
- a CDS encoding Gfo/Idh/MocA family oxidoreductase has translation MPEIRAVSRRLLLGGALATTGALAAGAGASSVAAAAPSAAPVPPRRPGQRSMIDVPYSAHRTVRVGVIGLGNRGSGMTTGWSVVPGCVVTAVCDIRADRARRTADGLAAAGKPRPAEYGGSADAYARMLERDDIDLVYIATPWEFHYEQGKAALLAGKHVIVELPIATELDELWDLVDTSERTRRHLMLSENCSYGRNELAMLKMAHEGLFGDITNGHGGYQHDLRALLFSDTYYTDAWRRLWHTRSTASFYAMHGLAPIAAAMDINRGDRMTTLTATATEPKGLADYRARFVPAHHPSWKETYVNGDLVTCLIETAKGRIIRAEHDVSSPRPYSRINTLAGSRGIFEDYAGVVSAGGGRIYVEPDHSGHSWRDFGSYRKEFDHWLWKKIGDDAANNGGHGGMDYVLQWRTVQLMRAGLVPDIDVYDSAAWCAPVPLSVMSLAAKGRPVEIPDFTRGAWVNLRMGLDSRTTEMPPVA, from the coding sequence ATGCCAGAAATCCGCGCCGTCTCACGCCGCCTGCTTCTGGGGGGTGCGCTGGCGACCACCGGGGCGCTCGCCGCCGGGGCGGGGGCCTCGTCCGTCGCCGCCGCGGCGCCCTCGGCGGCCCCCGTTCCGCCCCGGCGGCCGGGGCAGAGGTCGATGATCGACGTGCCGTACAGCGCGCACAGGACGGTGCGGGTCGGCGTGATCGGCCTGGGCAACCGGGGCTCCGGCATGACCACCGGATGGTCCGTCGTCCCGGGCTGCGTCGTCACCGCCGTCTGCGACATCCGGGCCGACCGGGCCAGGCGCACCGCCGACGGGCTCGCCGCCGCCGGCAAGCCCCGCCCCGCCGAGTACGGCGGGTCCGCCGACGCGTACGCACGGATGCTGGAGCGCGACGACATCGACCTCGTCTACATCGCCACGCCCTGGGAGTTCCACTACGAGCAGGGCAAGGCCGCGCTGCTGGCCGGCAAGCACGTGATCGTCGAGCTGCCCATCGCCACCGAGCTCGACGAGCTGTGGGACCTCGTCGACACCTCCGAGCGCACCCGCCGGCACCTCATGCTCTCGGAGAACTGCAGCTACGGCCGGAACGAGCTGGCCATGCTGAAGATGGCGCACGAGGGCCTGTTCGGCGACATCACCAACGGACACGGCGGCTACCAGCACGACCTGCGGGCGCTGCTGTTCTCCGACACGTACTACACCGACGCGTGGCGCCGGCTGTGGCACACCCGCAGCACCGCCTCCTTCTACGCCATGCACGGCCTCGCGCCGATCGCCGCGGCCATGGACATCAACCGGGGCGACCGGATGACCACGCTGACGGCCACGGCGACGGAGCCGAAGGGCCTGGCCGACTACCGGGCGCGGTTCGTGCCCGCCCACCACCCGTCGTGGAAGGAGACGTACGTCAACGGCGATCTGGTCACCTGTCTGATCGAGACCGCCAAGGGCCGGATCATCCGCGCCGAGCACGACGTGAGCTCGCCGCGCCCGTACAGCCGGATCAACACGCTCGCCGGCAGCCGGGGGATCTTCGAGGACTACGCGGGCGTGGTGTCGGCCGGCGGCGGGCGCATCTACGTGGAGCCCGACCACAGCGGGCACTCCTGGCGGGACTTCGGCTCGTACCGCAAGGAGTTCGACCACTGGCTGTGGAAGAAGATCGGCGACGACGCCGCGAACAACGGCGGCCACGGCGGCATGGACTACGTGCTCCAGTGGCGGACCGTCCAGCTCATGCGGGCCGGCCTGGTGCCCGACATCGACGTCTACGACTCCGCCGCCTGGTGCGCCCCCGTGCCCCTGAGTGTCATGTCCCTGGCAGCCAAGGGCCGTCCGGTGGAGATCCCCGACTTCACCCGTGGCGCCTGGGTCAACCTCCGCATGGGCCTCGACTCGCGCACGACCGAGATGCCTCCCGTCGCCTGA
- a CDS encoding DUF3052 domain-containing protein, protein MGAVAYAGRMGLQAGQTVREIGWDDDTDPELRDDVRQATGSALLDEDEDDGVAVDVVLYWWRSGDGDLASALEYDLGPWSEGGTVWVLTPRTGKPGHESVDDIAEAAAGAGLRHTGSVALGGWVGHRIGRTPAAS, encoded by the coding sequence GTGGGAGCGGTGGCATACGCGGGCCGGATGGGGCTCCAGGCGGGGCAGACCGTACGGGAGATCGGCTGGGACGACGACACCGATCCGGAACTCCGGGACGACGTGCGGCAGGCCACGGGCAGCGCACTGCTGGACGAGGACGAGGACGACGGCGTCGCGGTGGACGTCGTCCTGTACTGGTGGCGGTCGGGGGACGGCGATCTGGCGAGTGCGCTGGAGTACGACCTCGGGCCGTGGTCCGAGGGCGGGACGGTCTGGGTGCTGACGCCGAGGACCGGCAAGCCCGGACACGAGAGCGTCGACGACATCGCCGAGGCGGCTGCCGGGGCGGGTCTGCGGCATACGGGGAGCGTCGCCCTGGGTGGCTGGGTCGGGCATCGGATCGGGCGGACGCCCGCTGCCTCGTAG
- a CDS encoding NADAR family protein — MIGKRITHRMADGVRVPGTWRHAFICNGGTYFLTDLFIYADGIVDCWDLVTLDEFEKKLRSGWVATGLPDGGSASAHHLGRWTFGEPDTWLTPELLLAEVRDTIDELNGRPDSTGRCLAAVEVFLAEPTEENRSAARAAYLAIPETVRHYALGDMDRKDRPLQVLVAGPGGRLPDWPDGRRVSQEAYDEAVAYFGEREHWRAEARKRVPADGAAHSFAPAVKLPHSYPQRALERPDKRCLRNDYPAPLTVDGVTYPSVAHAYWARSVADPEARGAVVAAETGAEARTLAAGAARREGWERTRTAVMARLLRAKYAQHPDLAAILLATGDATLVYDDADSGFWGDNGGRGRNWMGRLLELVRSELPADEARAG; from the coding sequence ATGATCGGCAAGCGCATCACCCATCGCATGGCGGACGGCGTCCGGGTCCCCGGCACGTGGCGTCACGCGTTCATATGCAACGGCGGCACCTACTTCCTCACCGACCTCTTCATCTACGCCGACGGGATCGTCGACTGCTGGGACCTGGTCACGCTCGACGAGTTCGAGAAGAAGCTCCGCAGCGGGTGGGTGGCCACCGGCCTTCCCGACGGCGGTTCGGCGTCCGCACACCACCTGGGGCGGTGGACGTTCGGCGAGCCGGACACCTGGCTGACTCCGGAGCTGCTGCTCGCCGAGGTCCGCGACACCATCGACGAGCTGAACGGACGTCCCGACTCGACCGGCCGTTGCCTGGCGGCGGTGGAGGTGTTCCTCGCCGAGCCGACGGAGGAGAACCGGTCCGCCGCCAGGGCGGCCTACCTGGCCATCCCCGAGACCGTGCGGCACTACGCTCTCGGCGACATGGACCGCAAGGACCGCCCCTTGCAGGTCCTGGTCGCGGGGCCCGGCGGTCGCCTCCCCGACTGGCCGGACGGGAGGCGGGTCTCCCAGGAGGCGTACGACGAGGCCGTCGCGTACTTCGGGGAACGGGAGCACTGGCGGGCCGAGGCACGGAAGCGGGTGCCGGCGGACGGGGCGGCGCACTCCTTCGCCCCGGCGGTGAAGCTGCCCCACTCGTATCCGCAGCGCGCGCTCGAACGCCCGGACAAGCGGTGCCTGCGCAATGACTATCCCGCACCCCTCACCGTGGACGGCGTCACCTATCCGTCGGTGGCGCACGCCTACTGGGCCCGGTCCGTCGCCGACCCGGAGGCGCGCGGCGCGGTCGTCGCCGCGGAGACGGGGGCGGAGGCCCGGACACTCGCGGCCGGAGCCGCCCGGCGCGAGGGCTGGGAGCGGACCCGTACGGCCGTCATGGCCCGGCTGCTGCGCGCCAAGTACGCGCAGCACCCCGACCTCGCCGCGATCCTGCTGGCCACGGGCGACGCGACCCTGGTCTACGACGACGCCGACTCGGGCTTCTGGGGCGACAACGGCGGCCGGGGCCGCAACTGGATGGGCCGCCTCCTGGAGCTCGTGCGCTCCGAGCTGCCGGCCGACGAGGCCCGCGCGGGTTGA
- a CDS encoding SDR family oxidoreductase — protein MTHPDEQPRSDTARPVALVTGVGRTVGIGAGVALRLAQAGWNVAFTYWTPYDARMAWGVEADAADSIARALAERGADTAAVEADLADPGAPEHVFDEVEQRLGGVTALVMCHCESVDSGLLDTTLESFDRHFAVNARATWLLIREYGRRFTGTPGSGRIIALTSDHTVGNLPYGASKGALDRITLAAAHELAHLGITANVVNPGPVDTGWMSDAVREQVLSRTPLGRLGTPQDAAHLVDFLCTPEGQWINGQLLMSNGGLAG, from the coding sequence GTGACGCATCCTGACGAGCAGCCCAGGTCCGACACCGCACGGCCGGTCGCGCTGGTGACCGGCGTCGGCCGCACCGTCGGCATCGGCGCGGGCGTGGCGCTGCGGCTGGCCCAGGCCGGATGGAACGTGGCCTTCACGTACTGGACGCCCTACGACGCCCGTATGGCGTGGGGCGTCGAGGCCGACGCGGCGGACAGCATCGCCCGCGCCCTCGCGGAGCGCGGCGCCGACACGGCGGCGGTGGAGGCGGACCTCGCCGACCCGGGCGCCCCGGAGCACGTCTTCGACGAGGTCGAGCAGCGCCTGGGCGGCGTCACCGCCCTGGTGATGTGCCACTGCGAGTCCGTCGACTCCGGACTCCTCGACACGACCCTGGAGAGCTTCGACCGGCACTTCGCCGTGAACGCGCGCGCCACCTGGCTGCTGATCCGCGAGTACGGCCGCCGCTTCACCGGCACGCCCGGATCGGGACGGATCATCGCCCTCACCAGCGACCACACCGTCGGCAACCTGCCGTACGGAGCGAGCAAGGGAGCCCTGGACCGCATCACCCTGGCCGCCGCCCACGAACTCGCCCACCTCGGGATCACGGCCAACGTCGTCAACCCCGGCCCGGTGGACACCGGTTGGATGTCCGACGCCGTCCGGGAGCAGGTCCTGAGCCGGACTCCGCTCGGCCGCCTCGGCACCCCGCAGGACGCGGCGCACCTCGTGGACTTCCTCTGCACGCCGGAAGGCCAGTGGATCAACGGCCAACTCCTCATGAGCAACGGCGGACTGGCCGGCTGA